The Oscarella lobularis chromosome 9, ooOscLobu1.1, whole genome shotgun sequence genome includes a window with the following:
- the LOC136191492 gene encoding uridine 5'-monophosphate synthase-like, which produces MDSLVLDLFAIEAVKFGDFKLKSGIQSPIYFDLRVLVSHPRVLERVSEQLWLAAEKGGASFATVCGVPYTALPMATLVSVRHGVPMVMKRREAKDHGTKKLIEGSIIEESACLVIEDVVTSGGSVLETAQALTEAKLVVKDAVVFLDREQGGRERLFEKGIKLHSVLTVSHVLATLERLGKIDSMTSAQVREFIRANTFSPVAAPKVLSYEERVPLVENSLTKRLLRVMIEKRTNLVFSADLKSKEKLIEVIDSIGPYVCMVKTHIDIIENVTSEFVTCLTQLATKHNFLLFEDRKFCDIGNTVEYQYGHGTFEISQWADVINAHALPGPGIVEGLKKVGQLRGRGCLLIAEMSSKGNLISSAYTQETVAMAMAYRDFVIGFIAMRKLTDDPNFLHFTPGVHLASGGDTLGQQYLTPEEVIKNRRSDLIIVGRGIYEATDPVEAAKLYRKEAYKAYEESLK; this is translated from the exons ATGGActctctcgttctcgacCTCTTTGCGATCGAGGCCGTAAAATTCGGCGACTTCAAGCTGAAAAGCGGAATCCAATCACCAATCTACTTCGACCTTCGCGTGCTCGTCTCTCACCCTCGCGTTCTc GAGCGAGTGAGCGAACAGCTCTGGCTCGCCGCCGAGAAAGGGGGCGCTTCTTTTGCGACTGTGTGCGGTGTCCCGTATACGGCTCTCCCTATGGCAACC CTTGTATCTGTTCGTCACGGCGTTCCCATGGTGAtgaaacgacgcgaagcaAAAGATCACGGGACTAAA AAATTAATCGAGGGAAGTATAATTGAAGAAAGCGCGTGCTTGGTCATAGAAGacgttgtgacgtcaggcgGAAGTGTATTAGAAACAGCGCAG gctctAACGGAAGCAAAACTCGTCGTGAAAGATGCCGTTGTCTTTTTGGATAGAGAACAAGGGGGAAGAGAGAGACTATTTGAAAAGGGAATAAAGTTACATAG CGTTTTGACTGTTTCTCATGTATTGGCTACACTTGAGCGTCTGGGAAAAATTGactcaatgacgtcagctcaAGTGCGGGAGTTTATTCGAGCCAATACATTTTCGCCAGTCGCTGCACCAAAG GTGCTGAGTTATGAGGAAAGGGTCCCATTAGTGGAGAATTCCCTCACAAAGCGTTTGCTACGTGTTATGATTGAAAAACGAACCAATTTGGTGTTTTCCGCTGATTTGAAATCAAAGGAAAAGCTCATAGAA GTTATTGATTCAATTGGCCCGTATGTGTGCATGGTGAAAACTCACATAGACATCATAGAAAATGTGACAAGCGAATTTGTCACGTGTCTGACTCAACTAGCAACAAAGCacaattttcttctctttgaagaCAG AAAATTTTGCGACATTGGAAATACTGTAGAGTATCAATATGGACATGGCACATTTGAAATCAGCCAATGggctgacgtcataaacgCGCATGCACTACCCGGACCCGGAATTGTAGAAGGACTCAAAAAA GTTGGGCAATTGAGGGGGCGTGGCTGTCTTCTCATTGCAGAAATGTCTTCAAAGGGAAATCTCATTTCGAGTGCTTATACTCAGG AAACTGTAGCAATGGCAATGGCCTATCGTGACTTTGTCATTGGTTTTATTGCCATGAGAAAATTGACTGATGATCCAAATTTTCTGCACTTTACTCCAG GTGTTCATTTGGCTTCTGGAGGAGACACCTTGGGCCAGCAGTATCTCACACCAGAAGAA GTTATCAAAAATAGAAGATCTGATTTGATCATTGTCGGGAGAGGCATTTATGAG gcAACCGATCCCGTCGAGGCGGCTAAACTGTATCGGAAAGAAGCGTACAAGGCCTACGAGGAATCTCTCAAATAG
- the LOC136191496 gene encoding nischarin-like, with amino-acid sequence MTSLQGSLPLSGSAVWRSDRSTAVFSRDSGQKEESRVRHVVIRDASIRHYPDSHVVYKIEVLTLTNHWQLWRRYSEFFALQQKLFKLYAVPNDLLPPKKYSGNFTASFIESRREGLENYLQRLVNGDKRVAGCAELCNFLDVYNHDVGRVMRKLAQLLYRTGDMLLDRNEMISFTPDQLYCISKQLKMPMEDPIGKECDPCFDLGHVYSFVYSLIQLRVAPSRRSVSQSCMKFDLSSFRSLTHLKVDGIDFGLIDNLSSIQAQLVDIGVHHCITSMKDVLIVAATEQRTMSPSRMSLTDSWRISANSRFLSGRHVVQPWVGLTHLDMSRNSIATLDSQSLDLLPSLTQLNLSYNEFENFDFDQLTLPALLKFNISHNKLSLLSPSQLPIRHLLELNISNNKLHKLTGLEFFVNLRFLDVRYNYLASFKEIDCLVRLKHLNELNLIGNPLAMKPNHRLSVFLKFAAKRSELILDGQRMCHTEWSQLKEFFPAIAARQQSSSLPNPDLATTLDKDGSEVASSSSIPGTPASFSSTLPVPMPTPQENGRTALGANVSVSPSKLASALASLDVTTPQK; translated from the exons ATGACGTCGCTGCAAGGATCTCTCCCGCTTTCCGGTAGCGCCGTATGGCGTTCCGATCGTTCGACGGCGGTCTTCAGTCGCGATTCGGGCCAAAAGGAGGAGAGCCGAGTGCGTCACGTCGTAATCCGGGACGCCAGCATACGACATTACCCCGATTCGCACGTA GTTTACAAAATCGAGGTATTAACGCTGACGAATCATTGGCAATTATGGCGACGCTACAGCGAATTCTTCGCTCTGCAACAAAAA TTATTCAAACTCTACGCCGTTCCTAACGACTTATTGCCGCCGAAAAAATATTCGGGAAATTTTACGGCGAGTTTCATTGAATCGCGTCGCGAAGGCTTGGAAAATTATCTCCAACGTCTCGTCAACGg GGATAAACGCGTTGCCGGTTGCGCGGAACTGTGCAACTTTCTCGACGTTtataatcac GACGTGGGACGCGTGATGAGAAAGCTCGCTCAATTGCTCTATAGAACAG GAGATATGTTGCTTGATCGAAATGAGATGATCTCGTTCACTCCCGATCAACTCTACTGCATAAGCAAACAACTCAAAATGCCCATGGAAGATCCCA TTGGGAAGGAGTGTGATCCTTGTTTTGACTTGGGTCACGTGTACAGTTTTGTATATAGTTTGATACAGTTGAGAGtagcgccgtcgcgacgatccGTTTCCCAAAGTTGCATGAAATTCGATTTGTCTTCCTTTCGTTCTTTGACGCATCTaaag gttgATGGTATTGATTTTGGTTTAATTGATAATTTATCGAGCATACAAGCGCAGCTAGTTGATATTGGCGTTCACCATTGCATCACCTCAATGAAG GACGTTCTCATTGTAGCAGCCACAGAACAACGAACA ATGAGTCCTTCCCGGATGTCTCTAACTGATAGTTGGCGTATTTCTGCaaattctcgttttctttccggGCGTCACGTGGTTCAACCGTGGGTGGGGTTGACGCATCTTGATATGAGTCGAAATAGCATTGCTACACTTGATAGTCAATCCCTCGATCTTCTCCCCAGTCTAACACAA CTCAATCTAAGTTATAATGAATTTGagaattttgattttgatcaATTGACGCTTCCCGCTCTTCTAAAATTCAACATTTCTCACAATAAATTGTCTCTACTTTCTCCCAGTCAATTG CCTATTCGGCATTTATTAGAACTCAATATTAGCAACAACAAACTTCATAAGTTAACAG GattggaattttttgtaAACTTacgatttctcgacgtccGATATAACTATTTGGCGTCGTTtaaagaaatcgattgtCTCGTTCGTTTGAAGCATCTAAACGAACTCAATCTCATTGGAAATCCTCTGGCAATGAAGCCAAATCACAGACTATCTGTTTTTCTCAAATTTGCGGCAAAACGAAGCGAA CTTATTTTGGATGGCCAAAGAATGTGTCATACAGAATGG TCTCAAttgaaagaattttttcctgCTATCGCTGCCAGGCAACAGAGCAGTTCTCTTCCGAATCCTGACCTTGCAACAACACTTGATAAAGATGGAAG TGAGGttgcctcttcttcgtcgattcctggtacgccggcgtcgttttcgtcgactctTCCCGTTCCCATGCCTACGCCTCAGGAAAATGGGAGAACGGCCCTTGGGGCTAATGTGAGCGTTTCTCCATCAAAACTAGCCTCTGCACTTGCGTCACTTGACGTCACTACGCCACAAAAGTAA
- the LOC136191522 gene encoding ER membrane protein complex subunit 10-like: MKFLVVLLLCAFYWTTRASKKNASPSVAGGSTLLQIELQHNLGPNGDFVPRGFVQLKSLKSATASFHQNTKLSSEELNNLKKMAKTGDLYKIRTNSQINLLDDVKSRDNHYVLTCAKACSLLKSGLTETIWIHKDDEGNIYGLSLEIDSPCSIYHHETKTPNQFNTTILIDQGAVSMGPDTQPFLDKLKREQQEKESGKDNRSFLQKYWMYIVPLVLVLMMNSMQQAGGREE, encoded by the exons atGAAGTTTCTCGTCGTGCTGCTTCTTTGCGCGTTCTATTGGACAACGCGAGCAAGCAAAAAGAAT GCTTCGCCAAGCGTCGCCGGAGGATCGACTCTACTTCAGATCGAATTGCAGCACAATTTGGGCCCAAACGGCGACTTCGTACCTCG GGGATTCGTTCAACTGAAATCGCTAAAaagcgcgacggcgtcgtttcacCAAAACACGAAATTATCGTCGGAAGAATTGAATAATTTGAAG AAAATGGCGAAAACAGGCGACTTGTACAAAATCCGAACAAATTCGCAAATCAATCTATTGGATGACGttaaatcacgtgataatcATTACGTTCTTACCTGTGCCAAAGCA TGCTCACTTCTCAAATCGGGTCTAACAGAAACGATTTGGATTCACAAAGATGACGAAG GCAATATCTATGGACTTTCTCTCGAAATTGACTCTCCATGTAGCATTTATCATCATGAGACGAAAACCCCGAATCAGTTTAATACAACAATTTTAATTGATCAAGGAGCTGTTAGCATGGG ACCGGATACTCAGCCTTTTTTGGATAAACTAAAGCGCGAACAGCAGGAAAAAGAATCGGGGAAAGACAACAGAagctttcttcaaaaatac TGGATGTACATCGTTCccctcgttctcgttctcatGATGAATAGCATGCAACAAGcgggaggaagagaagaataa
- the LOC136191520 gene encoding U3 small nucleolar ribonucleoprotein protein IMP4-like yields MLRRQARLRREYLYRKQIEDKAKTIAERKRKLKQAIEDGKSLPTELRSDEKELRKALEYDDAETEATRDHRDDEYAWAGVEDPKVMLTTSHNPSSKLKQFVKELKLIFPNSQRINRGNYVINELVSACRANHVTDLILVHEHRGNPDALIVCHLPYGPTASFSLSAAVMRHDVEMKETMSQVNPHLIFHDFNSKLGERVKSILKYLFPVPKEQSKRVITFANQEDYISFRHHTYAKVAGSKDVELKEIGPRFEMKLFEIKLGTLDQAETADVEWRLRPYMNTSKKRRILNEET; encoded by the exons ATG CTGCGCAGACAGGCTCGATTGAGACGCGAATATCTCTATCGAAAGCAAATCGAAGACAAAGCGAAGACGATAgccgaaagaaagcgaaaactgAAGCAGGCAATCGAAG ACGGAAAGAGCCTTCCAACCGAACTTCGATCAGATGAAAAGGAACTTCGAAAAGCGCTCGAatacgacgacgccgaaacggAAG CTACACGCGATCATCGCGATGACGAATACGCGTGGGCTGGCGTAGAAGATCCCAAG GTGATGCTGACAACTTCACACAATCCGAGTAGCAAGCTCAAACAATTTGTCAAA GAACTGAAATTGATATTTCCGAATTCCCAGCGAATCAATCGTGGCAATTACGTCATAAACGAACTCGTTTCGGCCTGTCGAGCcaatcacgtgacagacCTGATCCTGGTTCACGAACACCGCGGAAACCCGGATGCTCTTATTGTGTGTCACTTGCCATACGGGCCAACGGCTTCCTTTTCTCTAAGTGCTGCAGTTATGAGACatgacgtcgaaatgaaGGAGACAATGTCCCAAGTTAATCCCCATTTGATATTTCATGATTTTAATTCAAAGCTTGGCGAAAGA gttaAGTCTATTTTGAAGTATTTGTTCCCCGTTCCCAAGGAGCAGAGCAAGCGAGTCATTACATTTGCAAATCAGGAAGATTACATATCATTTAG acaTCACACGTATGCAAAAGTCGCCGGatcaaaagacgtcgaactCAAAGAAATTGGACCTCGTTTTGAAATGAAAC TGTTTGAAATCAAACTGGGAACGCTGGATCAAGCGGAAACGGCGGACGTCGAATGGAGATTGCGTCCCTATATGAacacgtcaaaaaagcgacgaattTTGAATGAGGAAACGTGA
- the LOC136191498 gene encoding dual oxidase 2-like produces the protein MYRRLRFVLLLVFVLEWHSTAAQNATSAAANATASATTQAQATTAAPTAANTTTQATTTQAPTTATSRAPTTAKTTTQAPATTQAPTTANTTTAQSQATTQPPTTANATTQSPTTAAAQATTAQATTQAPTTPQATTAQKTMQSPTTPQATTAQVNTQAPTTKKATTPPRTASQAPTTQEPSAQRTPSPATTTPADSSAEYFRQYISKGGTYEYEGYDGWYNNLAHPDWGGAEMVLTRRLEPAYADGVYHPAGEDRPNPISVSDAVMDGDTGQPSTRRRTALLTFFGQQVVEEILDAQRPGCPREYFNIDIPKGHAQYDPNGEGGKVLPLLRSRFSQSTGHSPHVPREQLNEITPWFDGGLIYGTTKAWADTIREHKFGRLAQYDETNTNINMSFPKVNEPGLPMANPPPPFDHELKPAKRFFMLGNPRGNENPFLLTMGVIWFRVHNWFAQELASVNPTWNDEQLFNRARQWTIATHQKTVMYEWLPQFLPDEPQYKLPPYTYKRAIHPGVTHVFQSAAMRFGHTLVPPGVIRRDKSCNIIKINETGPGYAGKKYDSPGRRAIRTCNSYWNPHEYLLEYGIDDLVRGLASQLTEREDHIITEDLRGNVFGPLEFSRRDLMAINIQRGRDHGLPDYNTARRQYDLKPVETWQDINPEGFDPSSGRGFMAEAIMNLSAIYNKTLDGGELRFEDAITKVDIWPGGLLETTSKGPGELFSTIIKDQFERIRDADRFWFENEENGLFTSKEIELIHNATFKDILLRVTNLEDDDLQDDVFTNNNPKQSDTVQRNYKGCPTYVVSSAPGSDDVDACSPMETFDYFTGSEAPYIVTFSAVALYIILLIVLLILIAKQRQRITRTMMSKAKPTASASRRKTKRQTRRGMMTDLMPQEIDPMVDLCTEVVEEGEERDVSIYVTTEPKVELTIATSDTGRRLRVIPLDEEHPLEVWIASNDPYLLVIRISNGYDVIVRFDNEVDREKFAHAFPSVLQPVHVGVTSLTQYPKAYIMREAITKKKRQLLVEDFMKEVFARATQPSRNVAMESGGRPRSATRANELGTQIGTNKVLTFELSKEEFADSMGLKPNSLFVEQMFRIADKDNSGFITFREMLDLLVIFNKGSVDDKLKLMFDLYDIDNSGTLEKQEFLKMTKTMLEMTHTSMAADQLADFTDKLFESRGLGAKAELTFEDFKALVGNDQETVGALKESAAVGSRPRTMTLVGTAKQTVAEAYGTGKGVEEETRQSVEAYAKDVGDVPDSWMRQQWILVVRYVQNYKLQMFWTLLFHLSTILIFVERAYYYSVEREHAGLRRIAGYGVTITRGAASAMAFTYSVILIPMCRNTITLLRETPLNRFVPFDFLHGFHKHIAITALFYTLIHIIGHSLNFYHIATQPASDLTCIFRDYYHFSHELPKFQFWCWNTLTGVTAVLVTLVMATMYVFAVPYARRYAFKFFWSTHKLYILFYGLLIFHGCGRLVQAPLFYFYFAFPAVLFLVDKLISVSRNRIKIRVYKAEILPSDVTALIFKRPDFFNYQSGQWVRIASHGLSKDEYHPFTLTSAPHEENLSLHIRAVGPWTQNLRKIYSETPYPLLYLDGPFGEGHQDWHRFDVSVMVGGGIGVTPFASILKDVVHKNKEFLGRMKCKKLYFIWVTRTQKQFEWLTDIIREVEDKDENQLVDIHIFITQFYKKFDLRTTMLYICERNMERVAGRSLFTGLRSVTHFGRPKFEQFFKKLKAHHKDVPRIGVFSCGPPPMTDNVNAACIKNNEFEGPIMQHHFENF, from the exons ATGTATCGACGGTTGCGTTTCGTTTTGCTCCTCGTCTTCGTATTAG AATGGCACAGTACCGCGGCGCAGAATGCGACTAGTGCCGCCGCAAATGCTACAGCCAGTGCGACCACTCAAGCTCAAGCAACTACTGCAGCTCCAACAGCTGCAAATACAACCACGCAGGCGACTACTACTCAAGCTCCAACAACCGCGACTTCTCGAGCTCCGACAACAGCCAAAACAACTACGCAGGCTCCAGCAACAACTCAAGCTCCAACGACTGCAAATACGACAACAGCTCAGAGTCAAGCAACTACGCAGCCTCCAACAACAGCCAATGCAACTACACAGTCTCCAACAACTGCTGCTGCACAGGCGACAACAGCTCAAGCAACTACGCAAGCTCCGACAACGCCACAGGCGACAACAGCTCAAAAGACTATGCAGTCTCCGACAACTCCACAGGCGACAACAGCCCAAGTAAATACGCAAGCTCCGACAACCAAAAAGGCTACCACTCCGCCAAGAACTGCGTCTCAGGCTCCAACCACCCAAGAGCCTTCAGCACAAAGAACGCCTTCGCCTGCAACGACGACTCCAGCGGATTCGTCTGCGGAGTACTTTAGACAATACATTTCCAAAGGCGGGACATACGAATACGAAGGCTACGATGGCTGGTACAACAATCTTGCTCATCCCGACTGGGGCGGCGCAG aaatggTTTTGACACGACGACTCGAGCCGGCGTACGCAGACGGCGTCTATCATCCGGCTGGAGAAGACAGACCCAATCCCATAAGTGTGAGTGACGCCGTCATGGATGGAGATACTGGCcagccgtcgacgcgtcgacgcacgGCCCTTCTCACCTTCTTCGGTCAAcaagtcgtcgaagaaattcttgATGCTCAACGTCCCGGATGTCCGCGAGAATATTTTAATATCGATATACCCAAGGGTCATGCGCAGTACGATCCAAATGGTGAAGGTGGAAAGGTTCTTCCCTTGTTGCGCTCGCGTTTCAGTCAGAGTACCGGTCACAGTCCGCACGTGCCGCgcgaacagttgaacgaaaTCACGCCGTGGTTCGACGGGGGTCTCATTTACGGGACAACGAAAGCGTGGGCGGATACGATTAGAGAACATAAATTTGGAAGATTAGCTCAATACGACGAGACAAACACAAACATAAACATGTCGTTTCCCAAAGTCAATGAACCCGGTCTACCTATGGCCAATCCCCCGCCTCCCTTCGATCACGAATTGAAACCTGCTAAACGATTCTTCA tGTTGGGAAATCCGCGTGGAAACGAGAATCCGTTTCTTTTGACGATGGGAGTTATATGGTTTAGAGTGCACAATTGGTTTGCTCAGGAGCTCGCCTCGGTAAACCCCACTTGGAATGACGAGCAGCTCTTCAATAGAGCGAGACAGTGGACAATTGCTACGCATCAG AAAACTGTTATGTATGAGTGGCTGCCACAATTTCTTCCCGACGAGCCGCAATATAAGCTGCCGCCCTATACGTACAAGCGCGCCATTCATCCCGGAGTAACGCACGTGTTCCAATCGGCAGCAATGCGATTCGGACACACCCTCGTTCCTCCAGGAGTCATTCGAAG AGACAAGTCGTGCAACATCATTAAGATCAACGAAACCGGTCCTGGCTATGCCGGAAAGAAGTACGATAGCCCAGGCAGGCGCGCTATTCGTACGTGCAACTCATACTGGAATCCCCACGAGTATCTCCTCGAATACGGCATCGATGACCTCGTGCGGGGCCTCGCCTCGCAATTAACCGAACGCGAGGATCATATTATAACAGAAGACTTGCGCGGTAACGTTTTTGGACCGCTCGAATTCTCGCGTCGCGATCTAATGGCGATCAACATTCAACGTGGACGCGATCACGGTCTCCCGGATTACAATACAGCAAGACGTCAGTACGATTTAAAACCGGTGGAAACGTGGCAAGATATTAATCCGGAGGGATTTGATCCGTCGTCTGGGCGTGGCTTTATGGCAGAG GCTATTATGAATCTTAGCGCGATTTATAATAAGACTCTTGATGGTGGAGAGCTTCGGTTTGAAGATGCAATCACGAAAGTTGATATTTGGCCGGGTGGACTTTtggagacgacgagcaaAGGGCCAGGGGAACTCTTCTCGACAATTATCAAAGATCAATTTGAAAGAATTCGCGACGCAGATCGATTTTggtttgaaaacgaagaaaatgg ATTGTTCAcatcaaaagaaatcgaactCATCCATAATGCGACGTTCAAAGACATTCTCCTTCGCGTGACGaatctcgaagacgacgatctccaAGACGACGTATTCACCAACAACAATCCCAAACAATCAGACACAGTCCAAAGAAATTACAAAGGCTGCCCAACGTACGTTGTTAGCAGTGCTCCCGGCTCCGATGACGTGGACGCGTGTTCTCCCATGGAAACATTTGATTATTTCACGGGGAGTGAAGCTCCCTACATCGTCACATTCAGTGCCGTTGCTCTCTACATCATTCTCCTCATAGTCCTCCTCATCTTGATAGCCAAACAACGTCAGAGAATAACCCGTACGATGATGTCGAAAGCCAAACCGACGGCATCGGCGTCTCGACGCAAAACGAAACGTCAAACGCGACGCGGAATGATGACTGATCTCATGCCCCAAGAGATTGATCCTATGGTTGATCTTTGCacggaagtcgtcgaagaaggcgaagagcgtgacgtcagcatCTACGTCACGACCGAACCGAAAGTTGAGTTGACTATAGCGACGTCAGATACGGGACGTCGTTTGAGAGTGATTCCTCTCGATGAGGAACATCCGTTGGAAGTGTGGATCGCGTCCAATGATCCCTATTTGTTGGTCATTCGAATTTCCAATggctatgacgtcatcgtgcgTTTTGACAACGAAGTCGATCGCGAGAAATTCGCGCACGCGTTTCCCTCCGTTTTGCAACCCGTACACGTGGGCGTTACCTCGTTGACGCAATATCCCAAAGCGTATATCATGCGAGAGGCGattacgaagaaaaaacggcaACTACTCGTCGAGGATTTCATGAAAGAAgttttcgcgcgcgctacgcaACCGTCCCGTAACGTTGCCATGGAAAGCGGTGGGCGTCCCCGCTCAgcaacgcgcgctaacgaACTGGGAACTCAAATAGGAACAAACAAAGTCCTCACCTTTGAATTATCGAAGGAGGAGTTTGCCGACAGTATGGGACTGAAGCCGaattcgcttttcgtcgagCAAATGTTTCGCATCGCCGACAAGGACAATTCCGGTTTCATTACGTTTCGCGAAATGTTGGATTTGCTCGTGATTTTCAACAAGGGATCGGTCGACGACAAATTGAAACTCATGTTCGATTTGTACGACATCGATAATTCGGGAACGTTAGAAAAGCAGGAATTCTTGAAAATGACAAAGACGATGCTCGAAATGACGCACACAAGCATGGCCGCCGATCAGCTCGCCGATTTCACCGACAAACTCTTCGAATCGCGTGGTCTCGGCGCAAAAGCCGAATTGACGTTCGAAGATTTCAAAGCGCTCGTTGGAAACGATCAAGAGACGGTGGGAGCGTTGAAGGAgagcgccgccgtcggatcGAGACCCCGGACGATGACGTTGGTTGGGACGGCCAAGCAGACGGTGGCTGAAGCGTATGGGACTGGGAAGGGCGTTGAGGAGGAGACGAGGCAGAGTGTTGAAGCCTATGCAAAGGATGTTGGGGATGTGCCGGATTCGTGGATGAGACAACAATGGATTCTCGTCGTGCGTTACGTGCAGAATTACAAGCTGCAGATGTTCTGGACGCTTCTCTTTCATCTTTCGACtattttgattttcgtcgagCGCGCCTACT aCTATTCGGTTGAACGCGAACACGCCGGATTGCGTCGCATCGCCGGCTACGGCGTGACAATCACGCGCGGCGCCGCTTCGGCGATGGCCTTCACTTACTCCGTCATTCTCATTCCAATGTGTCGCAATACGATCACGCTTCTACGCGAAACGCCGCTCAATCGCTTCGTTCCATTCGACTTTCTTCACGGCTTTCACAAACACATCGCGATCACGGCGCTCTTCTACACGCTCATTCACATCATTGGGCATTCGCTCAATTTCTATCACATTGCCACGCAACCGGCGTCCGATCTCACGTGCATCTTCCGCGATTATTACCATTTCTCTCATGAGCTACCCAAGTTTCAATTCTGGTGCTGGAATACGCTAACTGGCGTCACCGCTGTTCTCGTGACTCTCGTCATGGCAACCATGTACGTATTCGCTGTCCCGTATGCTAGACGTTACGCTTTCAAGTTCTTCTGGTCCACGCACAAGCTCTATATTCTTTTCTACGGTCTTCTCATTTTTCACGGGTGCGGACGACTCGTTCAAGCGCCGCTCTTCTATTTCTACTTCGCTTTTCCCGCcgttctcttcctcgtcgacaAACTCATTAGCGTCAGTCGAAATCGCATCAAAATTCGCGTCTACAAAGCGGAAATTCTTCCGTCTGACGTCACGGCTCTCATTTTCAAACGTCCCGATTTTTTCAACTATCAATCCGGGCAATGGGTTCGCATAGCGAGCCACGGTTTATCCAAAGACGAATATCATCCCTTCACTCTGACGTCAGCGCCTCACGAAGAAAATCTCAGTTTGCATATACGTGCTGTCGGTCCGTGGACGCAGAATTTGAGAAAGATTTATTCGGAGACGCCCTATCCGTTGCTCTATTTGGATGGACCCTTTGGGGAGGGGCATCAGGATTGGCATCGATTCGATGTTTCCGTTATGGTTGGTGGGGGGATTGGGGTCACTCCATTTGCGTCGATTTTGAAAGACGTTGTGCATAAGAACAAGGAGTTCTTGGGCAGAATGAAGTGCAAGAAG ctctATTTCATCTGGGTTACGCGCACGCAGAAGCAGTTTGAATGGCTTACGGATATCATTCGCGAGGTCGAAGACAAGGATGAGAATCAGCTCGTCGACATTCACATTTTCATTACTCAATTCTACAAGAAATTCGATCTGCGCACGACCATGCTg tatATCTGCGAGCGCAATATGGAACGCGTTGCCGGTCGTTCTCTCTTCACCGGGCTGCGTTCCGTGACGCATTTCGGTCGTCCGAAATTCGAGCAGTTCTTCAAGAAATTGAAGGCTCATCACAAGGATGTGCCCAGAATTGGAGTCTTCTCCTGTGGTCCGCCTCCAATGACGGACAATGTCAACGCCGCCTGCATCAAGAACAACGAATTCGAAGGGCCGATAATGCAGCATCACTTTGAGAATTTCTAG